Proteins from a single region of Chryseomicrobium sp. FSL W7-1435:
- a CDS encoding SEC-C domain-containing protein yields MYLEEELFQEFKKVFKKFEKQWSQPIDPDIQYREALNRFSKVELDEVRKEIELKNASQLSKAKLGDVLASEKIFVLDNWLPYLTTKQTKTLRKVAGQGRETIEKLQVSDPIWWRMTTLMIPGTVGDEFVMVVPEDLREEILLSTTGSNFMEQAKKNDQIVKIASGFASTYGVVEFSTFYKGLMNYGILNESDDSYRTKNLLWKQQAYQMTYHMDGHLLGSSRILDLYDFYAYTQTASGKEPVELSLAQLMSRGSTDYFHTIPAYKNLRRQLTGKYQLPLLQADEFLNNIYSSLIQDDIPDFFIEQLTNTITVKSIDDANELFDLLHEATEHTPSWGLKGHLPKDVKKEQEKQSKVAPSQAPPRRNDLCPCGSGKKYKKCCQNK; encoded by the coding sequence GTGTATTTGGAAGAAGAGCTATTCCAAGAATTTAAGAAAGTATTTAAGAAGTTTGAAAAACAATGGAGTCAACCGATTGACCCTGATATTCAGTACAGAGAAGCACTTAATAGATTCTCTAAAGTCGAATTGGACGAGGTGCGAAAAGAAATCGAACTAAAAAACGCCAGTCAGTTGTCAAAAGCCAAACTGGGTGACGTGCTTGCTTCCGAGAAAATATTTGTGCTTGACAACTGGTTGCCATACCTAACGACTAAGCAGACCAAAACGCTGCGAAAAGTAGCTGGTCAGGGAAGAGAAACCATCGAGAAGCTTCAAGTGAGTGACCCCATATGGTGGCGCATGACGACGCTCATGATTCCGGGGACAGTAGGTGACGAGTTTGTCATGGTCGTTCCTGAAGACTTACGTGAAGAGATTTTACTATCAACGACCGGATCTAACTTTATGGAACAGGCAAAGAAAAATGATCAAATCGTCAAAATTGCGAGCGGGTTCGCGAGTACATACGGCGTCGTCGAATTTTCAACTTTTTATAAAGGCCTCATGAACTATGGCATCTTGAACGAGTCTGATGATTCATATCGTACAAAAAATCTTTTGTGGAAACAACAAGCCTACCAAATGACCTATCATATGGATGGACACCTTTTAGGTTCGTCTCGTATCTTAGACCTGTACGATTTCTACGCCTATACCCAAACAGCATCGGGAAAAGAGCCTGTTGAACTAAGCCTAGCGCAGCTAATGTCTCGTGGAAGCACAGACTACTTTCATACCATTCCGGCCTATAAGAACTTACGCCGCCAGTTAACTGGCAAATATCAACTCCCTCTCCTTCAAGCAGACGAATTTTTAAACAATATTTACTCCTCTCTAATCCAAGACGATATTCCGGATTTCTTCATAGAACAACTAACGAATACCATTACAGTGAAGTCAATCGATGATGCGAACGAACTCTTTGATCTCCTTCATGAAGCCACCGAACACACCCCTAGTTGGGGGCTGAAAGGTCACCTACCAAAAGACGTGAAGAAAGAACAAGAGAAACAATCCAAAGTAGCCCCGTCCCAAGCGCCACCAAGACGCAACGACCTCTGCCCATGCGGAAGTGGGAAGAAATACAAGAAGTGTTGTCAAAATAAATGA
- a CDS encoding SEC-C metal-binding domain-containing protein, giving the protein MFDDYVEWDLEDDREQTERWKEIEMELTFEESLHRLSSKELESLHIHILSPDKRKKWTHDERLEHLLKNKESIMEKEIQYFTHEQAEILKLAAENPAVLIEEYNRELGIWWHDTSLLATGTFHGTNVLVMPNEFKRTFQQIYESQQFDRLWQDNEEWTKVTEKLLVYYGVLSFDELYALLRRYHYISSRDKKGHLKELFSYQSRRQWGIQAAKELGDDYYASIEVVDEEYTWSERGNYPDLDFAEIDGRVLALDSSEEVVLHMQSVQRFLRYLEKTYKVDRDIMGIILEEVYYGVVNDDEPTELLLGIVEMVEIKNRKQIDRLGEEFDHMLLNIPRWELKGHTLASFHNLEPKKPATSSQPSIARNADCPCGSGKKYKKCCM; this is encoded by the coding sequence ATGTTCGATGATTACGTAGAGTGGGACTTAGAAGATGATAGGGAACAAACGGAAAGATGGAAAGAAATCGAAATGGAGTTAACATTTGAGGAAAGTCTTCATCGCCTGTCATCTAAGGAGCTCGAATCTCTCCATATTCACATCCTCTCTCCAGATAAAAGAAAAAAGTGGACACACGATGAACGTCTGGAGCACTTGTTGAAGAATAAAGAGTCCATCATGGAAAAAGAAATTCAGTACTTCACGCACGAACAAGCCGAAATCCTAAAGCTTGCTGCAGAAAATCCGGCCGTTCTTATTGAAGAATATAATCGAGAGCTAGGAATCTGGTGGCACGATACATCGCTACTTGCAACGGGGACATTTCATGGCACCAATGTCCTCGTCATGCCGAACGAGTTTAAAAGAACATTCCAACAGATCTATGAATCCCAACAATTCGACCGGTTATGGCAGGACAACGAAGAGTGGACGAAAGTCACCGAAAAGCTTCTCGTCTATTATGGTGTGCTGTCATTTGATGAACTGTATGCATTGTTGCGCCGCTATCACTATATTAGTTCGAGGGATAAAAAAGGTCACTTAAAAGAACTCTTTTCCTATCAATCACGCCGGCAGTGGGGAATCCAGGCTGCCAAGGAATTGGGAGATGATTATTACGCAAGCATTGAAGTAGTGGATGAGGAATACACGTGGTCCGAACGAGGCAACTATCCCGACTTAGATTTCGCTGAGATCGATGGCAGAGTACTGGCTCTCGATTCGTCAGAAGAAGTGGTATTACATATGCAATCGGTTCAGAGATTTCTACGATATCTAGAAAAGACCTATAAAGTCGACCGTGACATTATGGGAATAATCTTAGAGGAAGTCTACTATGGAGTAGTGAATGACGATGAACCAACAGAACTTCTCCTCGGAATCGTCGAGATGGTCGAAATTAAAAACCGGAAACAAATCGATCGACTGGGCGAGGAATTCGATCATATGCTACTGAACATACCCCGCTGGGAACTGAAAGGTCATACGCTCGCTTCTTTTCATAACCTAGAACCTAAGAAACCTGCAACGTCTAGTCAACCCTCTATCGCAAGAAATGCCGACTGCCCATGTGGTAGCGGGAAGAAATACAAGAAGTGTTGTATGTAG
- a CDS encoding helix-turn-helix domain-containing protein gives MNKSLFESLKTSLNEAIDHADGKHNARTRKITIKPLPTFSPQDIKEIRKKVEMTQLLFAQTLGVSKKTVEAWEAGTNVPNGSAMRLLQLLEEQPTFVTQEVYVTEASSV, from the coding sequence ATGAATAAATCACTTTTTGAATCTCTAAAAACTAGTCTAAATGAAGCGATTGATCATGCAGATGGAAAGCATAATGCACGCACACGTAAAATTACAATCAAACCGCTCCCTACATTTTCTCCGCAAGATATTAAAGAAATTCGAAAAAAAGTTGAAATGACACAGCTGCTTTTTGCTCAAACACTCGGAGTGAGCAAAAAGACGGTCGAAGCATGGGAAGCTGGGACAAATGTTCCAAATGGTTCTGCTATGCGCCTACTTCAACTTTTAGAAGAACAACCTACTTTTGTCACACAAGAAGTCTATGTTACAGAAGCCTCGAGCGTCTAA
- a CDS encoding transposase — MPRKKREYKPNSFYHCILRGNNRHNVFPTDEDMHELLRAFELAYDRYPFQVVAFCFMSNHYHILIRAHEGTLSKIMTIANKRYSDSYHQRYGFIGRIYQGRYWSHEVPTVRGLLEVSAYIHRNPIDTEVPMVGSLEDYPYSSFPYYASSELITPRFLDTSYLPNLLPYPFEPTANGYLAFVLHRSFFAIEDGRKKEEEHSQALVPFKALELKNRGIRGMRTFTPEKEQPPSNCST, encoded by the coding sequence ATGCCACGAAAAAAGAGAGAGTACAAACCAAATAGTTTCTATCACTGTATCCTACGCGGGAACAACCGACACAATGTGTTCCCGACAGATGAAGACATGCATGAGCTTCTCCGAGCATTCGAGCTCGCTTATGACCGCTATCCGTTCCAGGTCGTCGCATTTTGTTTCATGTCGAATCATTACCACATTTTGATACGAGCCCATGAAGGCACTTTGTCTAAGATCATGACGATCGCCAATAAACGCTATAGCGATTCCTACCACCAGCGTTACGGTTTCATAGGCCGCATCTACCAGGGCCGTTATTGGTCGCATGAGGTACCGACCGTACGGGGCTTGCTCGAGGTGAGTGCTTACATCCATCGCAATCCGATCGATACCGAGGTGCCGATGGTCGGTTCCCTCGAGGACTACCCCTATAGCAGCTTCCCTTACTATGCCTCATCTGAACTTATAACGCCCCGCTTCCTTGATACCAGCTACCTACCGAACCTTCTGCCTTATCCATTTGAACCGACTGCTAATGGTTATCTTGCATTTGTTCTTCACCGGTCATTCTTTGCGATTGAGGATGGGAGAAAAAAGGAAGAGGAGCATTCGCAGGCACTTGTGCCTTTTAAGGCCCTTGAATTGAAAAACAGAGGGATTCGCGGTATGAGGACTTTTACTCCAGAAAAAGAACAGCCCCCATCGAACTGTTCAACTTGA
- a CDS encoding YifB family Mg chelatase-like AAA ATPase has translation MRAIYSVGLEGSQGHIVTIEARIREEKESLVIVGLPDAILKESRERVSSALNALSLDLSTTKVTIQLFPSDRQKQGTGFDLAMALAVIDRTKKRPLRIGKETCVLASINLYGDLMPFHGLLPCINQARKLGFTRIIVPAGPNYALLPKDDIELVELETIIQTLQYLEGQPIMRLTETEPLPEMTEDDTHSVDFSAIRGHEEAKKILEIAAAGGHHVLFTGPPGCGKTMLADAFHTILPDLTDQEVLDVHNTYLLAKHHRPISKRPPYRHPHHSASAMSLIGGGTYPKPGEISLADRGVLFLDELGEFSRKTLDMLRQPMESGEVEISRVKQAVRYPASFILISATNPCPCGYHGSRQRYCSCSANQVRNYQLKASGPLNDRLDFIMSLKSTGIQEETPGEDSLSIRRRTTSARVIQHERYKGRFLNGNAPSKLILENCHATEAQLDTINQACYDNKWSNRTQLKLIRIARTISDLEGIDYLSEQAIASAIHYRTLMPVAAESNVAEEGGEV, from the coding sequence ATGCGCGCCATCTATTCAGTCGGCCTCGAAGGATCTCAAGGCCATATCGTCACCATCGAGGCAAGGATCCGTGAAGAAAAAGAATCCCTGGTCATTGTCGGACTGCCCGACGCCATCTTAAAAGAATCGCGTGAACGCGTATCGAGCGCTTTGAATGCCCTCAGTCTTGATCTCTCCACGACCAAAGTTACTATCCAGTTATTCCCATCCGACCGTCAAAAACAAGGCACCGGCTTTGACCTTGCCATGGCACTGGCCGTCATCGACCGGACAAAAAAACGCCCACTTCGAATCGGCAAAGAGACATGCGTCCTCGCGTCCATCAACCTGTATGGTGATTTAATGCCGTTCCACGGACTGCTTCCCTGCATCAATCAAGCCAGAAAACTAGGGTTTACCCGCATTATCGTGCCGGCCGGTCCCAACTATGCACTGCTGCCGAAAGACGATATCGAACTTGTCGAACTCGAGACGATCATCCAGACCCTCCAATACCTCGAAGGTCAACCGATCATGCGCTTAACAGAGACCGAACCGCTTCCAGAAATGACTGAAGACGATACCCATTCTGTGGACTTTTCCGCAATACGTGGACATGAAGAAGCAAAAAAGATACTCGAGATTGCAGCCGCTGGTGGCCACCACGTGCTGTTCACCGGACCACCAGGTTGCGGCAAGACGATGCTCGCAGACGCGTTCCACACCATTCTGCCAGACCTCACTGATCAAGAGGTACTCGATGTCCACAACACCTATCTTCTCGCAAAACACCACAGACCCATCTCTAAGCGCCCGCCCTACAGGCATCCACACCATTCCGCCTCCGCCATGTCCCTGATCGGTGGTGGCACCTACCCAAAACCTGGCGAGATTTCCCTCGCTGATAGGGGAGTATTGTTTCTTGATGAACTCGGTGAATTTTCACGCAAGACGCTCGACATGCTGCGACAACCAATGGAGAGTGGCGAAGTTGAAATCTCCCGCGTCAAACAAGCCGTCCGTTACCCAGCCAGCTTCATCTTGATCTCAGCCACAAACCCGTGTCCGTGCGGTTACCATGGATCCCGCCAACGGTACTGCAGCTGCAGCGCAAACCAAGTGCGCAACTACCAATTAAAAGCCTCTGGACCATTGAATGACCGTCTCGACTTTATCATGAGTTTGAAGAGCACCGGCATACAAGAAGAAACGCCAGGCGAAGACTCGCTCTCGATCCGCAGAAGGACGACCTCTGCACGTGTCATCCAGCATGAACGCTACAAAGGACGCTTCTTGAACGGCAATGCACCCTCTAAGCTGATTCTCGAAAACTGCCACGCGACAGAAGCACAACTCGACACCATCAACCAGGCGTGCTATGACAACAAATGGTCTAACCGTACTCAACTCAAATTGATTCGCATCGCCAGGACCATTTCTGATCTCGAAGGCATCGACTATCTTTCCGAACAAGCCATCGCATCCGCCATCCATTACCGCACCCTCATGCCCGTCGCCGCTGAATCGAATGTGGCGGAAGAAGGTGGAGAAGTGTAA
- a CDS encoding Wadjet anti-phage system protein JetD domain-containing protein — protein sequence MHQWGDIDYGGILIFEHLKRTYFPTIRPLLMDESTFLNYSQYGMAFSNDYAIKLERLLFDDSYLEWHGLIQRMLEKNRRVEQESLVMEVEVE from the coding sequence ATCCACCAATGGGGAGACATCGATTACGGTGGCATATTGATTTTCGAACATTTAAAAAGAACATATTTCCCTACTATCCGACCACTCTTGATGGATGAATCAACGTTCCTAAATTATTCTCAATATGGCATGGCGTTTTCAAATGACTACGCCATCAAACTCGAGAGACTATTGTTTGATGATAGCTATTTGGAATGGCACGGGTTGATCCAACGAATGCTTGAAAAGAATCGGAGGGTGGAGCAGGAGAGTTTGGTGATGGAGGTCGAAGTGGAGTGA